A genomic window from Acinetobacter lwoffii includes:
- a CDS encoding OmpA family protein, with amino-acid sequence MIILSCFLIGFNVHAQPVIAEGNVPNNNSKQAILAKLHSNYGQENVIDRIQIRQVVASTDWSNIVSDVINKDLKKVKQGTLTVKGSDIKLTGKVSNFYEIQDTTEKFKGLIPENYRLNAQLSVNQAEQRIIDAALKNRIIEFESGSAVLATSGIQILDEMVSALNKVSGKKIRIIGHTDSSGDINKNLMLSQQRAEAVKSYLIAKNVPTHLLSTKGSGSSKPVADNATADGRKRNRRIEFEVL; translated from the coding sequence ATCATTATTTTATCCTGTTTTTTAATTGGTTTTAATGTGCATGCACAACCTGTAATTGCTGAAGGTAATGTACCGAATAACAATAGTAAGCAAGCTATTTTGGCGAAATTGCATTCAAATTATGGTCAGGAAAATGTGATAGATCGCATTCAGATTCGTCAAGTAGTGGCATCAACGGATTGGTCGAATATAGTCAGTGATGTGATTAATAAAGACCTTAAAAAAGTTAAACAGGGAACGTTAACGGTTAAAGGTTCTGATATTAAGCTAACGGGTAAAGTATCAAATTTTTATGAAATTCAGGATACTACAGAAAAATTTAAGGGTTTAATACCTGAAAATTATCGTTTAAATGCACAGCTTTCAGTCAATCAGGCCGAACAGCGGATTATTGATGCTGCATTAAAGAACCGGATTATTGAATTTGAATCTGGCAGTGCAGTATTAGCAACCTCAGGTATACAAATTCTGGATGAAATGGTCAGTGCCTTAAATAAGGTTAGCGGCAAAAAAATACGGATTATTGGACATACGGATAGTTCAGGCGATATTAATAAAAATCTCATGTTGAGTCAGCAACGTGCAGAAGCAGTGAAATCTTATTTAATCGCAAAAAATGTTCCAACACATTTACTGAGTACTAAAGGCTCAGGTTCAAGTAAACCTGTAGCGGATAATGCAACAGCTGATGGTCGCAAGAGAAATCGTCGGATTGAATTTGAAGTGCTTTAA
- a CDS encoding phosphatase PAP2 family protein → MITDRSRFLLTQTLLLIFSFLILLNFFDIGGVLDLQLIYPFIDDQGQFPLRQQWALAELNHRYVKDLLILVYITLLLAWLASLKWQNWHTQRWEFGYFFSMVVLTTASIGILKSQSAHACPWDMTIPTHNGILWDFSATAGHCFPGGHASSGFALMAGYFVYRISNRKRAYFLLIAAVILGLTMGWAQMMRGAHFLSHNLWTGWIIWCMNVIGYTLFSHKLPIEKTTPILSSIRQP, encoded by the coding sequence ATGATCACTGACCGTTCCCGGTTTTTACTGACCCAAACCTTACTTTTGATCTTCAGTTTTTTGATTCTTCTCAACTTCTTTGATATTGGAGGAGTGCTGGACTTGCAGCTCATCTATCCCTTTATCGATGATCAGGGTCAATTTCCCCTTCGACAACAATGGGCACTGGCAGAACTCAATCATCGCTATGTTAAAGACCTGCTGATTCTGGTGTATATCACATTATTACTGGCCTGGTTGGCATCACTAAAATGGCAGAACTGGCATACGCAGCGCTGGGAATTTGGCTATTTCTTTAGCATGGTGGTGCTGACCACGGCCTCGATCGGAATTTTAAAATCTCAGTCGGCCCATGCCTGTCCCTGGGATATGACCATACCTACCCATAACGGGATTTTGTGGGATTTTAGTGCTACTGCGGGCCACTGTTTTCCTGGAGGGCATGCATCTAGTGGTTTTGCGTTGATGGCTGGTTATTTTGTTTATCGCATTTCTAACCGCAAGCGTGCTTATTTTCTTCTGATCGCTGCAGTAATTTTAGGGTTGACCATGGGCTGGGCACAAATGATGCGCGGAGCACATTTCCTGAGTCATAATTTATGGACTGGCTGGATTATCTGGTGCATGAATGTCATTGGCTATACGCTGTTTAGCCATAAACTACCCATAGAAAAGACCACTCCTATACTCTCTAGTATCAGGCAACCTTAA
- a CDS encoding response regulator transcription factor — protein MHKILIIEDDFMIAESTETLLKLHQFDVHWVNNGIEGLKQLQQQVYDIVLLDLGLPMMDGMLVLKNIRQKFPNLPVLIISARDQLQNRVDGLNQGADDYLIKPYEFDELLARIHALIRRSGLKNTGIDTNKKLSHSGLELDLEQHIALFNGQAIELSNREWSILMAMLNHPNKIFSKNDLEDKLYDFDSDVSSNTVEVYIHHLRAKLGKDFIRTIRGLGYRLG, from the coding sequence ATGCATAAAATACTGATTATTGAAGACGACTTTATGATTGCCGAGTCGACTGAAACATTGCTCAAGCTGCATCAGTTTGATGTGCATTGGGTCAATAATGGGATTGAGGGTTTAAAACAGTTACAGCAGCAGGTCTACGATATTGTCCTGCTCGATTTAGGCTTGCCGATGATGGATGGCATGCTGGTGCTAAAAAATATCCGGCAGAAGTTTCCGAATTTACCGGTGCTGATTATCTCCGCCCGGGATCAGTTACAAAACCGGGTGGATGGGCTGAATCAGGGAGCAGATGATTACTTGATTAAACCCTATGAATTTGACGAGTTGCTGGCCCGTATTCATGCCTTAATACGCCGTAGTGGTTTAAAAAATACCGGGATAGATACGAATAAGAAATTATCACACAGCGGTTTGGAACTAGATCTGGAGCAGCATATCGCTCTGTTTAATGGACAGGCTATAGAATTATCCAATCGGGAATGGTCCATCTTAATGGCTATGTTAAATCATCCGAATAAAATTTTTTCCAAGAATGATCTGGAAGACAAGCTTTATGACTTTGACAGTGATGTCAGCAGTAATACGGTAGAAGTCTATATCCATCATCTGCGGGCAAAATTAGGAAAAGACTTCATACGTACCATACGTGGGCTAGGGTATCGCTTAGGATGA
- a CDS encoding ISNCY family transposase, translating into MLITMSDKEIQRLAVLQDVRDHRITQVRAAEILNLSTRQITRLLQKLNQDGVSGMAHASRGQPGHRRHDVLLKSECLSIISEHLLGFGPTLAHEKLSSMFGLHIPVETVRRWMTANDLWIPRSKRLKRPYQPRYNRDCFGELIQIDGSYHDWFEGRASKCCLLVYIDDATGKLLHLRFCEAETTFDYMLSTRAYIEQYGKPLAFYSDKHSVFRVNQKSSQDSQITQFGRILNELNIDIIFANSPQAKGRVERANRTLQDRLIKEMRLEGICSIAEANAWLPCFIEHFNQKFAKCARDSKNLHRPLTESHLELDDIFTWQELRKVTKNLTLTYDKCIYLLEPTELNHKLVGQYISFLEYPDGTVALMHEGRKLNYSIFNKLAGLQQNEIVENKRLGTVLAHIQQQHEELEKQNKRSRLKKSMPSCKAQKAVIEQRKLNPVLDSCG; encoded by the coding sequence ATGCTGATCACTATGTCTGATAAAGAAATTCAACGTCTTGCAGTTCTGCAAGACGTTAGAGATCATCGTATTACCCAGGTCCGTGCTGCTGAAATCCTGAATCTTTCCACCCGTCAAATTACCCGGTTATTGCAGAAGCTCAATCAAGATGGTGTCTCAGGTATGGCACATGCCAGTCGTGGTCAACCGGGTCATCGTCGCCATGACGTCCTGTTAAAATCAGAATGTCTTTCCATTATTTCTGAACATTTACTTGGCTTTGGTCCTACATTGGCTCATGAGAAGCTCAGCAGCATGTTTGGCCTGCATATCCCGGTAGAAACGGTTCGTCGCTGGATGACTGCAAATGACCTCTGGATTCCTCGATCCAAGCGCCTGAAACGTCCATATCAGCCTCGATACAACCGTGATTGCTTCGGTGAGCTGATCCAGATCGATGGCTCATATCATGACTGGTTTGAAGGTCGAGCTTCCAAATGCTGCTTGCTAGTTTATATCGATGACGCCACTGGAAAGCTGTTGCATCTGCGCTTTTGTGAGGCTGAAACGACCTTTGATTATATGCTTTCAACCCGAGCCTACATTGAGCAATACGGCAAGCCTTTAGCGTTTTATAGCGATAAACACTCGGTATTCCGAGTGAATCAGAAATCGAGCCAAGATAGCCAGATCACGCAATTTGGGCGGATTCTGAATGAGTTAAATATTGATATTATCTTCGCCAACTCACCCCAGGCCAAAGGCCGTGTGGAACGTGCCAATAGAACACTCCAGGATCGCCTGATCAAGGAAATGCGCCTAGAAGGTATCTGTTCAATTGCCGAGGCAAATGCCTGGCTGCCCTGCTTTATTGAGCATTTCAATCAGAAGTTTGCCAAGTGTGCGCGAGACTCAAAGAATTTACATCGGCCATTAACCGAATCTCATCTTGAACTGGATGATATTTTTACCTGGCAGGAACTGCGTAAGGTCACCAAGAATCTGACCCTGACCTATGACAAATGTATTTATCTGCTTGAACCGACAGAGCTGAATCATAAGCTTGTTGGGCAATATATTTCATTTCTGGAGTACCCGGATGGGACTGTGGCCCTCATGCACGAGGGACGAAAGCTCAACTACAGCATTTTCAATAAATTAGCTGGGCTACAGCAGAATGAGATCGTTGAGAATAAACGGTTAGGTACAGTTCTGGCACATATTCAGCAACAGCATGAAGAGTTGGAAAAACAGAATAAACGTTCCCGTCTCAAGAAAAGTATGCCGAGTTGTAAAGCTCAGAAAGCTGTTATTGAACAAAGAAAGTTAAATCCTGTGCTTGACTCTTGTGGTTAA
- a CDS encoding immunity protein Imm33 domain-containing protein, with protein MSKNTQNLSPLQELIAEQKLLCEEVGSAYVEVTGDDVVAVAVHTLKQDPIVGIRKKPETAENISWYIYGGEPSSEETFETMTVRELQDIAPEVLPYLALETGFRFMIDADDYEDVWKEEI; from the coding sequence ATGTCGAAAAACACGCAAAACCTATCACCTTTACAAGAACTGATCGCAGAGCAAAAACTACTTTGTGAAGAAGTAGGCTCGGCTTATGTTGAAGTCACGGGTGATGATGTTGTTGCGGTGGCCGTACATACCTTGAAACAAGATCCGATTGTCGGCATCCGTAAAAAGCCTGAAACGGCTGAAAATATTAGCTGGTATATTTATGGTGGAGAACCTTCAAGTGAAGAAACTTTTGAAACCATGACAGTACGTGAATTACAGGACATTGCACCAGAAGTTTTACCGTATCTGGCTCTGGAAACAGGTTTTCGTTTCATGATCGATGCCGATGATTATGAAGATGTCTGGAAAGAAGAAATTTAA
- a CDS encoding TauD/TfdA family dioxygenase: MNRLCQRLTYDPARENITRQSQRVDAGTQAMGLHIENGTTPLPPDIIAFFSEKSASRGSQTTLCDGHEVWKNMSDALKQKFAEPMIISRYLPKPIWQKYVATALNIENAEQVGQQELQHFIQMVPGQQISPTHDGGVYYHLNMPMVRHDNLKGVPAFANTLLGPSYNYEKPRFYFADGSEISSDLLAELAERCETQTSEIDWQDGDLVIIDNKRFMRGLRSRQGREIFAIVTISTDAPVFRSST, encoded by the coding sequence ATGAATAGGTTGTGCCAGCGGCTGACCTATGATCCGGCGCGGGAAAACATCACCCGGCAGTCCCAGAGAGTTGATGCCGGTACCCAGGCCATGGGACTACATATTGAAAATGGTACGACGCCTTTACCGCCCGATATCATCGCCTTTTTCAGTGAGAAAAGTGCTTCGCGCGGTTCGCAGACTACCTTATGTGATGGGCATGAAGTCTGGAAAAATATGTCGGATGCTCTCAAGCAGAAATTTGCCGAACCGATGATCATTAGCCGTTATTTACCCAAACCGATCTGGCAGAAATATGTGGCCACTGCCTTGAATATTGAAAATGCAGAGCAGGTCGGCCAGCAGGAGCTACAACATTTTATCCAGATGGTGCCTGGACAGCAGATTAGCCCGACACATGATGGGGGAGTGTACTACCATTTAAATATGCCGATGGTCCGCCATGACAATCTTAAGGGTGTTCCAGCCTTCGCCAATACCTTACTTGGGCCTTCTTACAATTATGAAAAACCCCGTTTTTATTTTGCAGACGGTTCAGAAATCAGTTCAGACTTACTCGCAGAACTGGCAGAGCGCTGTGAAACCCAGACTTCAGAAATTGACTGGCAGGATGGTGATCTGGTGATCATTGATAACAAACGCTTTATGCGTGGCTTAAGGAGCAGGCAAGGACGGGAAATATTTGCTATCGTTACCATAAGTACAGACGCGCCAGTGTTTCGATCCTCAACTTGA
- a CDS encoding alpha/beta fold hydrolase, with product MILNYQLQHHETSVLSPMIFIHGLFGSLSNLGILARYFSEQRTVLQIDVRNHGLSGHSSDLNYQFMAEDVLETLSSLNIQKFIVIGHSMGGKIAMKLADLARVQTEKLVVLDITPIQYHESHHTEIFKALFAVQQANVASRLEAAKIMREYIHEEMVIQFLLKSFNKGQWLFNVQALFDHYPDIMAWEKVEKVNQPALFLRGGNSFYISKPEHFAAINEQFSQAKIECIENTGHWLHGEKPDEVIKHMQTFLN from the coding sequence ATGATCCTAAATTATCAACTCCAACACCACGAAACGTCAGTACTATCTCCAATGATTTTTATTCATGGTTTATTCGGTAGTTTAAGTAATTTAGGAATACTAGCTCGATATTTTTCTGAGCAAAGAACCGTGCTTCAAATTGATGTACGCAATCATGGTCTTTCTGGTCATAGTTCAGACTTAAATTATCAGTTCATGGCGGAAGATGTCCTAGAAACTTTATCAAGTTTAAATATTCAAAAGTTCATAGTAATAGGGCATTCTATGGGCGGAAAAATTGCTATGAAATTGGCTGATTTAGCCCGAGTACAAACTGAAAAGTTGGTCGTTCTTGATATTACACCAATCCAATATCATGAGAGTCATCATACTGAGATTTTTAAAGCCTTATTTGCTGTGCAGCAAGCAAATGTTGCTTCACGACTTGAGGCAGCAAAAATTATGCGTGAATACATTCATGAAGAAATGGTAATTCAGTTTTTATTAAAATCCTTTAATAAAGGGCAATGGCTCTTTAATGTTCAAGCTTTATTTGATCATTATCCAGATATTATGGCTTGGGAAAAGGTCGAAAAAGTTAATCAGCCAGCTTTATTTCTTCGTGGCGGTAATTCTTTTTATATCTCAAAACCTGAACATTTTGCGGCAATCAATGAACAATTTTCTCAGGCGAAAATTGAATGCATTGAAAATACAGGACATTGGCTGCATGGTGAAAAGCCAGATGAAGTCATTAAACATATGCAGACTTTTCTAAATTAA
- a CDS encoding AMP-binding protein, whose protein sequence is MCLIPFATLLENIAGIYVALSMGRAVIVGEVSQFGLVSNHTFDTQRFVNAVQSYQIESVILLPQMLKAIVEYSAEHGAAGFKTLKFIAVGGGKVSADLLKQCQQLNLPVYEGYGLSECTSVVSLNLPDARRIGSVGRVLPHVEVEIAANSEVVVKGNAMLGYVNDQAATPYIHTGDAGYFDEEGYLYITGRIKQMIISSFGRNISPEWVESNSLTEPEIQQIAIFGEAQPYLSAVIYAPNDTSDQQLVAAIQRANSRMPDYAQIKHWCRSPEPFSLNKPDVDRQRQTAQTADPAKVSG, encoded by the coding sequence TTGTGCCTGATTCCATTTGCCACCTTGCTGGAAAATATTGCCGGCATTTATGTCGCACTGAGCATGGGACGCGCCGTAATTGTTGGCGAGGTGAGCCAGTTCGGTCTGGTATCTAACCATACTTTTGATACACAGCGGTTTGTAAATGCAGTGCAGAGCTATCAAATCGAAAGTGTGATTTTATTACCGCAGATGCTGAAAGCGATTGTGGAATATAGCGCTGAACACGGTGCTGCAGGGTTCAAGACGCTGAAATTTATTGCGGTCGGTGGAGGGAAAGTCTCTGCTGATTTACTCAAACAGTGTCAGCAACTTAACCTTCCGGTTTATGAGGGGTATGGCCTGTCCGAGTGTACCTCGGTAGTCAGCCTGAATCTGCCGGATGCACGCCGTATTGGCAGTGTGGGTCGGGTTTTACCGCATGTCGAAGTTGAGATTGCAGCCAACAGCGAAGTGGTGGTGAAAGGTAATGCCATGCTGGGTTATGTCAATGATCAGGCCGCGACACCGTATATTCATACGGGTGATGCCGGCTATTTTGATGAGGAAGGCTATTTGTACATTACCGGACGCATCAAGCAGATGATTATCAGCAGTTTTGGACGCAATATTTCCCCGGAATGGGTTGAGTCCAACAGTCTGACCGAGCCGGAAATCCAGCAGATTGCCATTTTTGGCGAAGCCCAGCCCTATCTGTCGGCTGTGATTTATGCCCCTAATGACACCTCAGACCAGCAACTGGTAGCAGCGATTCAACGGGCCAATAGCCGGATGCCAGACTATGCTCAGATCAAACACTGGTGTAGATCTCCAGAGCCATTTTCCCTGAACAAACCAGATGTTGACCGACAACGGCAAACTGCGCAGACAGCAGATCCAGCAAAAGTTTCAGGCTGA
- a CDS encoding AMP-binding protein: MMTALFEHISLQAHQYPQREAVVTAQATLSYAELQRRIELLSASFMQLNLRRLTLWGVNSIDWIVVDLAAQKAGMTVIPVPLFFTVAQVRHLLSDSQTELLCILDESFCAPEWLLNLAQDMSRDEIFIAGQLHARFFQLEQAVQHSAPLQTQQPAKITYTSGSTGTPKGVCLVEDTIESITHSFTQSGTGQQSAWTAFVPDSICHLAGKYCRHLCRTEHGTRRNCWRGEPVRSGI, translated from the coding sequence ATGATGACTGCTTTATTTGAACATATCAGCCTACAAGCACACCAGTATCCGCAGCGAGAAGCTGTGGTTACCGCACAGGCAACACTGAGCTATGCGGAACTACAACGGCGGATAGAATTATTGAGTGCCAGTTTCATGCAGCTTAATCTGCGACGTCTGACCTTATGGGGCGTGAACAGCATCGACTGGATTGTGGTCGATCTTGCCGCACAAAAAGCCGGCATGACTGTAATACCTGTTCCTCTATTTTTTACTGTAGCCCAAGTACGGCATCTGCTTTCCGACAGCCAAACAGAGCTGCTCTGTATTCTGGATGAATCTTTCTGTGCACCAGAATGGCTGTTAAATCTGGCTCAAGACATGAGTAGAGATGAGATTTTTATTGCTGGCCAGCTACATGCGCGCTTTTTTCAGCTAGAGCAGGCAGTACAGCATTCAGCTCCTTTACAAACCCAGCAGCCGGCAAAAATCACTTATACCTCAGGCAGTACCGGAACACCGAAAGGCGTGTGTCTGGTAGAAGATACCATAGAATCAATTACGCATTCATTCACTCAGTCAGGCACTGGCCAGCAGTCAGCTTGGACGGCATTTGTGCCTGATTCCATTTGCCACCTTGCTGGAAAATATTGCCGGCATTTATGTCGCACTGAGCATGGGACGCGCCGTAATTGTTGGCGAGGTGAGCCAGTTCGGTCTGGTATCTAA
- a CDS encoding phosphoethanolamine transferase, with translation MLKLFSHSSFFSQRPKKSISLSGFNMLLAMWLGLILNFAFYQKIHEFTPYTNLKAGVLLVATALIIIAFYNLILQWLNWKWNAKILASALIILGGFSAYFVNSLGVVITPDQIQNMLQTDAREVRDLWSMRLVIWTLVFVVFPLFIIWMLKIQPASLGHQLVHKSLSSVVSLGLILGLLFCFYVDYAAIFREHRDLKGMLSPQNSIASTLSYYKKKAPKANLPLVAFGEDAHLLQQAQMQDHPKLMVLVVGETARAESFALNGYARNTNPELSKLPVINFNQVSSCGTATAVSVPCMFSGMSRETYDEQLASHREGLLDIAQRAGYQVTWIDNNSGCKGACDRVQKYQIPAQLKQKWCDAGGECFDEILVDSLKDYLAHLDKNNPKPQLIVLHQMGSHGPAYYKRSKAPYQPFQPTCNTNAIQGCSTEELKNSYDNSIVYTDHVLAQIIETLKQQTQYQTGFWYLSDHGESTGEHGLYLHGAPYSMAPTQQTHVPMLMWFSDAWKQQNTQQVSCLKGQTNQARSQDHLFPSLLSLLDIKTQVTEAKNDMLAQCSPSLKNRA, from the coding sequence ATGCTGAAGCTGTTTTCCCATTCGTCTTTTTTTAGTCAGCGACCTAAAAAGTCGATTAGTCTTTCAGGCTTCAACATGTTGCTGGCTATGTGGCTGGGATTGATCCTAAACTTTGCTTTCTACCAGAAAATTCATGAATTTACACCTTATACCAATCTGAAAGCAGGCGTATTACTGGTCGCTACGGCACTGATTATTATTGCCTTTTACAATCTGATACTACAGTGGCTGAACTGGAAATGGAACGCCAAAATACTGGCCAGCGCCCTGATCATTTTGGGTGGTTTTAGTGCTTATTTTGTCAATAGTCTGGGGGTCGTTATTACGCCAGACCAGATTCAGAATATGCTGCAAACCGATGCCCGCGAAGTTCGAGATCTCTGGTCAATGCGACTGGTCATCTGGACACTAGTATTTGTAGTTTTTCCACTTTTTATCATCTGGATGCTTAAAATTCAGCCTGCATCGCTTGGGCATCAGCTGGTGCATAAAAGCCTGAGCAGTGTAGTCTCACTCGGACTGATTCTAGGTTTATTGTTCTGTTTCTATGTCGATTATGCCGCCATCTTCCGTGAGCACCGCGATCTGAAGGGTATGCTTTCTCCACAAAATAGCATCGCGTCCACCTTGTCCTATTATAAAAAGAAAGCACCTAAAGCGAATTTACCTTTGGTGGCTTTTGGCGAAGATGCACATCTGTTACAGCAGGCCCAAATGCAGGATCATCCCAAATTGATGGTGCTGGTGGTTGGGGAGACTGCACGTGCCGAGAGTTTTGCTTTAAATGGTTATGCACGCAATACCAATCCTGAACTGAGCAAGTTACCAGTAATTAATTTCAATCAGGTCAGCTCTTGTGGAACTGCAACAGCCGTTTCAGTCCCTTGTATGTTTTCGGGCATGTCACGTGAAACCTATGATGAACAGTTAGCCAGCCACCGAGAAGGTTTACTGGATATTGCTCAGCGCGCCGGGTATCAGGTGACCTGGATTGATAATAACTCGGGCTGTAAAGGTGCCTGTGACCGGGTACAAAAATACCAGATTCCGGCACAACTGAAACAGAAGTGGTGTGATGCCGGTGGTGAATGTTTTGATGAAATCCTGGTGGATAGCCTGAAAGATTATCTGGCACATCTGGATAAAAACAACCCGAAACCACAATTAATTGTACTGCATCAGATGGGTAGTCATGGCCCCGCATATTACAAGCGTTCCAAAGCGCCATATCAGCCATTTCAACCGACCTGTAATACCAATGCTATTCAGGGCTGCAGTACAGAAGAATTAAAGAATAGCTATGATAATTCGATTGTATATACAGACCATGTTCTTGCCCAGATCATTGAAACTTTAAAGCAGCAGACTCAATATCAGACCGGTTTCTGGTACCTGTCTGATCATGGAGAATCCACCGGAGAGCATGGTTTATACCTGCATGGTGCTCCTTATAGCATGGCGCCGACCCAGCAAACCCATGTCCCGATGCTGATGTGGTTCTCCGATGCCTGGAAGCAGCAGAATACCCAGCAGGTCAGCTGTCTCAAAGGACAGACCAACCAAGCCCGTAGTCAGGATCATCTTTTCCCCAGCTTATTAAGCTTGCTGGATATAAAAACGCAAGTGACTGAAGCTAAAAATGATATGCTTGCACAATGCTCACCATCATTAAAGAACAGAGCTTGA
- a CDS encoding sensor histidine kinase encodes MQKRYSLQKRLVIYISLFSVVLGCVLIFAAYRIALEEINEVLDKQMQSLAERISENHPQPLQSQIDLAKQYSEEDLFVDIWSYTDTATSLHLQDVLVAPVRKAGFYKHQTPYGTWLTYIIPAKQLQIQVSQQQNVRQELALELAANMFLPYVLFLPFALFSLGWMIRKNFQPLNDFKTELASRKAQDLKPIAMKDYPLELEPTIQEMNYLFGRISLAQQEQRQFVADSAHELRTPLTALNLQLQILLQQFPQSESIHNLSQGILRMQHLVNQLLSLAKQDVTEGLSEPVQLLSLNQMTATCIEELIQLALQKDIDLGVEQQQELQIQGRASALHSIIYNLIDNAIKYSPKDGVINVSIFQQGRQAVLQIEDSGAGIDPAQFNQIRQRFYRIHNHAEIGSGLGLSIVDKATERLGGTLEFSRSTNLSGLCVQVKLPLIEA; translated from the coding sequence ATGCAGAAACGTTATTCCTTGCAAAAACGTCTGGTTATTTATATTTCACTGTTTAGCGTGGTGCTGGGCTGTGTGCTGATCTTTGCTGCATACCGGATTGCGCTCGAAGAAATTAACGAGGTACTGGATAAACAGATGCAAAGTCTGGCAGAACGTATTTCAGAAAATCATCCGCAACCCTTACAAAGTCAAATCGATCTGGCAAAACAGTACAGTGAAGAAGATTTATTTGTAGATATCTGGTCCTATACAGATACAGCCACTTCCTTGCATCTGCAGGATGTTCTGGTGGCGCCGGTCAGGAAAGCAGGTTTCTACAAGCATCAAACGCCGTATGGAACCTGGTTAACTTATATTATTCCTGCTAAGCAATTACAGATTCAGGTGAGCCAGCAGCAAAATGTCCGGCAGGAACTGGCGCTGGAGCTGGCAGCCAATATGTTTCTTCCTTATGTGCTTTTTTTACCTTTTGCATTATTCAGTTTAGGCTGGATGATCCGGAAAAATTTTCAGCCGCTCAATGATTTTAAAACTGAATTGGCCAGCCGCAAGGCACAAGACTTAAAGCCAATTGCAATGAAAGATTATCCCTTGGAGCTGGAACCGACCATTCAGGAAATGAATTATTTGTTTGGCCGCATTTCTCTGGCCCAACAGGAACAACGTCAATTTGTAGCAGATTCTGCCCATGAATTACGCACGCCACTGACAGCACTAAACTTACAGCTGCAAATTTTGCTACAGCAGTTCCCTCAAAGCGAGTCTATCCATAATTTGAGTCAAGGCATTTTGCGTATGCAGCATCTGGTCAACCAGTTATTGAGTCTGGCAAAACAGGATGTGACCGAAGGTTTAAGCGAACCTGTTCAATTGCTATCACTGAATCAAATGACAGCCACCTGTATCGAAGAACTAATTCAATTGGCGCTACAGAAAGACATTGATTTGGGCGTAGAACAGCAACAGGAACTGCAGATTCAGGGCCGGGCTTCAGCTTTGCACTCGATTATTTATAATTTAATTGATAATGCAATTAAATACAGTCCGAAGGATGGCGTGATTAATGTATCTATTTTCCAGCAAGGCCGGCAGGCGGTTTTACAAATTGAAGACAGTGGGGCAGGGATAGATCCTGCTCAATTCAATCAGATCCGGCAACGCTTCTACCGGATACATAACCATGCAGAAATTGGCAGCGGTTTGGGTTTATCCATTGTAGATAAAGCCACCGAGCGCTTGGGTGGAACACTAGAATTTTCGCGAAGTACCAATCTGAGTGGCCTTTGTGTACAGGTCAAGCTTCCTTTAATCGAAGCCTAA
- a CDS encoding diacylglycerol kinase encodes MSSYRSPYKGTSGTQRIFNATRYSMAGFKTAFQNEAAFRQILLINLILIPLSFWMPVIRVEQALMVAVCLLALIIELINSAIEAVVDRISMERHELSKNAKDMGSAAQFVALSLIALTWGIILAGHLI; translated from the coding sequence ATGTCTTCCTACCGATCACCTTATAAAGGCACCTCAGGAACGCAGCGTATTTTTAATGCGACCCGTTATTCCATGGCTGGCTTTAAAACCGCCTTTCAAAATGAGGCCGCCTTCCGGCAGATCCTGCTGATTAATCTTATTTTGATTCCTCTAAGCTTTTGGATGCCAGTTATCCGAGTTGAGCAAGCGCTCATGGTCGCCGTGTGCCTATTGGCGTTGATCATTGAACTGATTAACTCAGCGATAGAGGCAGTGGTAGATCGTATTTCCATGGAACGGCATGAACTGTCTAAAAATGCCAAGGATATGGGCAGTGCGGCTCAGTTTGTAGCACTCAGTTTAATTGCCCTGACCTGGGGCATCATTTTGGCTGGTCATTTGATTTGA